Sequence from the Solea senegalensis isolate Sse05_10M linkage group LG1, IFAPA_SoseM_1, whole genome shotgun sequence genome:
AGTCTTACTTGACCCAACACCTGCCAAAAATCAAGGCCAAGCCACTCTAGCATGACCTGGGACCATCTCTAAGTTAATATGGAGGTTGTCTGTGTCGGAAGTCTTTTGTGCACACATGGCGGCCAGCAGAGATTTCTTGTGGCACACTCTTTGGGGAACTGGTGTGACTTTATCCACAGATGAGTCTTTACTAGCAGCCGGGTTTGTGACGCCGCACATTTGAGGGTAGCGTTTGAAGCATTCAAACGCATCCTCGCACTTGTCACAACTGTGATCCTTTGACGACACCATAGGAGGCTGAGCTGCAGAGTTGGACGAGGGGGTTTGGTTGGTCGCTCTGGGAATCATGCGAAGTCTGACCCTGATCTCTGGCCTGGTGCAGCACTTTGCCGGGCTCTGGGAGCAGAAGCAGCCTCTCAGACAGACGTGGCACAGGGTACCCACGTCCCTGTGCATCATCCTGCGGAAGGTTGGCCTCAGCATTAGGTAGATGATTGGGTTGTAGATGGTGGAGGACTTGGCAAACATAGCCGGCATGGCAAAGGCCAGAGGAGGGATGTTGTCGATGTGTCCAAAAGCGGCCCACATGGACACCACAGCGTACGGACTCCATGCCGCAAAGAAGCCGATGCAGACGGCAACACTTAGCTTGAAGGAGGAAAAAGGGCACATGGGAGAAAAGTGTACTTTTAAAAATGCAAGCTTTGGAAAAaaggtttgtttatttatttagatgtaTGTGCTGTCTATATTATGTAAATGGGTTTATGAGCTGTGCAAAGACAACATATAAttgatattaaatgttttactttagaTCTGTGTCAAATAAGCATTTGTAGTTTtcagtttataaaaaaacacaattaattgGGTTCTTTAGCTTTTACTCAGGAGCGACTATTAATCACTTACCACTCGTTTTGGAAATCTTAAAACGGAGGGACTTCATAAAGTACCAGGGCAAAACAGGTTGATCAAACATTAGCTGAACTAGATTAAACGGTGTATTTTCGGGGCTCTGTTTTCCGCCATGAATCAATACTCATTGTGTGTGGTAGAATATGTATCACAGCAGGATGTAATATCAAaggataaagcagcagtagaagatggatggatgtaataTGGGACTGATTTTGAAGGACTTAAAGTATCAATGATGGAACATGAGACTTACTCGAAAgagtttgttttataaatggCACAAAAATATATTATCGTACGATCACGACGCCGACAACCATTCTGATCTATTATAAACGCACAATCCAATCTATGACGCTCTCTGGATTTGGGCGTTATTCTACACAACCTGGAAAAACCTGTAGACTTTCTCCTTGATTTCAGTCAGAGATAATATGGAGAAGAGATGACGATGACTATTGGTCAGCAAAAGCTGTGGCATTCCATCCATCACAGAGCAGACCAGAGCCAATTTCTGCTAATGAGAAGCTGCGCCAATGATGCATCTGTTGAGGTCACTGCCGATTTCTTCAACAAAAGAGGAACTCTCCAGAAAGACAAACTCCAGGGTCTAAGAAGCGCTTGTCTCTGTCACTTGTTTCAAACATTCAGATTCACATCAGAAATGGGAATGTGCCAAGACTTGACGActatttttgtctgtgtatgtgtatccTGCATGTAGTTAAGAGCATTAATCAAGAAGATTAATAATACTCTTCTCGGGTGTGATTGTTTTCAGGGGAGATGTGAAGTTTACCAAAATATGGTACGTCTAAAAagcatgaatttgtttttgacatgaCGGAAGTAATGTCCAACTTACCTTTACAATAATAGTCTGGATGCTGCTCATCTGCGTCTGCCTCGATGCATGTTGCTCCATCGTCTTGCGGGTTGTGTGCACTGTGACCAGAATGCCCGTGTACGACGCTACGATGGCGCAGCACGGAAGGATGTAGCAGAAGGTGAACAGCACCACGGTGTAGGAGCGCGCCGTGCTGTGCTGATTGGATTGTGTCCAGTCAATGCAACAAGCGGTGCCGTATGGTTCGGGTCCATATTCCCCCCAGTGGGCCAGCGGGGAGCAAGCAAATAGCAAAGCATAGACCCAAGCACAGGCAATCAGCAGATGGCTGTGAGCGGAATTAAACCTGTTTCCTGTCAAAATGAGAGTTTATAGTTTGTTATTCAAGTAGTTAAATGATCTGGGAAAGATTATTATGTTCAGCTCTTACCAAATGaacatgacaataaaaacaacacatgcacaaacacacacgcttaCTCCATCTGACCACACATGAAGACAAAGGTGTTTTTAGATGGTCACGCTAAAAGATCATCAGCATGCTATAATTGACATCAATGGGCCATTTTAAAGTAGAGATAACGGCACACACTTTCACCAGTCTTTCCTGGAAGAGAAGGTGAACACGGGGGTAGACACTCATAGAAGAGTTTGTCAGGGAAGGGGTTAAATGTATGCAAAGCTCAAGAATTGGGTGAAAAGCACAGACCTAtagaccaggggtctcaaactcaaatgaccttggggtcACCGAGCATCTAGTAGCATCCAGTAGGAGGCGAAGTGAAACATTTTGGAGGAAAAAGCAACTATGCAGTAGGTTCTGGTCGATATGagctttaaaatgatatcacaacATCCTGTCATGATGGATATTTcacaggatttcaaaataaaagtgtgttgaCATGGAACGATATTTAGTACACAATAACGATGTACAAAAACATTAAGAGGTGGGTCACATAAAGTGGATTGGagggccgcaagtttgagacctgaCATAAATGGTTTGAAAACGCCTGTTTTTGAACAGTGAGACAGACTCAAACAAAGGTTCTTTTAGGAGAACACTTAAAATAACCAGATTaactgttcatatttcaaatttaacactcaaaatctggtgtttgtgtacaactactgTGATAgatttctaaataaaatgtttcgtttgtgtttatacactattttaacCAGATATGAAATGGGCAAAAGCCCTCACtcgggacattttctggccattAAAAGAAGTCTTTGAGGCTTATTTTAAGGGTTAATACTTCACTGTTTTAGTAATGCTCTAATACTGTGTTGTTTCATCTGCTGCTGATACCACAGAGCTGATAAACATTTTCTCATCGATTTTTCACAACAGCGACAATAAAGAgctgttctattctattattaCAAAGAATGTGCAGGACAAAGGCCAAATGGACAGCGCGCTATACGCTAACTCCATGCCTTTTTGAAGCAAAAGGATGTAGATGGATGGCGAGTGACGTTGCATCAGCCTTAAGTGAGGACTGTATTCCTGCAGTGCGTCATAATGAAATGAGAAAGTGAAGGTTGGATtaaggtgggtttttttttcagaattaatTGGTACAGCTGGGAATTAGCAACTCTTTTGTGTGACTACCGGGGGAAAACACACTTTCTTGGGGTTAAATAGAGGGCCTCTATCGCACTGCGTTGACCAGCATCACACATAATGCTTGAGTGCAGCCCCTGCACTTGTTAGGCATCAAAGTCAGGCTAATGTGCAGCGCTTCAGAGGGATTATCATTTCGCTTTCCTTCCACAGATAAATCAACAATCAGCCACTTAGGGATGTGGTGCTTAATCCTGTGCCATTTTCAGTGACAAAACAGCTTCTCTGCACACTTACCATAGAGTGGGTAACACACTTTGACAAAGCACACCATGCTCAGCAGGGTTAGTGTGGTCAGGCTGCAGATGCCAAACAACATTCCACAAAAGGCATATACGGAGCACATTGCTTTCCCATACAGCCACCTGTGTGGGAGGCCAAGTGGGTGtgggaaagagacagagacggaggaaagtgcaagaggaaaaaaacgGAGTGGAAGGATCAATGAgaaggtgagggagggagaggagagcgTCACATGAGCGTCACACACCGTAACTGCAAAGTCAGGCAATCATACTGCGACCTAACCATGTAAATGAACCATGATAGTTTGGATTTGTATGTAATCCGTACCTAAACGCAGTCTTCCTGATTATGTGAAAGGCAGTGTCAACACTTAGAtcctccttatatggacatcctggtgtTAGTAGATCACATATTCTGGTTTTTTCATCGTATCGCATTTTTAATAGTGATATacagcaataattgtgcagaagtcacataaatagactgtttttcttttctttttgttcataaaaactgtgaactttgaactgtgacacatttccaaatttcacaaattcaatacgACTGTACATTTTGAtcactttttgctc
This genomic interval carries:
- the opn7a gene encoding opsin 7, group member a, with the translated sequence MGLLDEDLAFRSNIPVPVDITVAVVYFLFGVCSLFGNTMLLYVSYKKKHLLKPAEYFIVNLAVSDLGLTLSLYPMAITSSIYHRWLYGKAMCSVYAFCGMLFGICSLTTLTLLSMVCFVKVCYPLYGNRFNSAHSHLLIACAWVYALLFACSPLAHWGEYGPEPYGTACCIDWTQSNQHSTARSYTVVLFTFCYILPCCAIVASYTGILVTVHTTRKTMEQHASRQTQMSSIQTIIVKLSVAVCIGFFAAWSPYAVVSMWAAFGHIDNIPPLAFAMPAMFAKSSTIYNPIIYLMLRPTFRRMMHRDVGTLCHVCLRGCFCSQSPAKCCTRPEIRVRLRMIPRATNQTPSSNSAAQPPMVSSKDHSCDKCEDAFECFKRYPQMCGVTNPAASKDSSVDKVTPVPQRVCHKKSLLAAMCAQKTSDTDNLHINLEMVPGHARVAWP